TCTCAGACTCAGTgacttggagagagagagagagagagagagccatgGTTGTTGGGTTGAGATTGTTCCATCAAAACCCATTGATTGTTCCTCAAATCCAAGGACTAGCAACAAAGATATTACCGCAGGGAACCCTTAATGTTCAATGCTCAGCGAAACCAGCAGCAACACAGTACAATAATAATGAGAAATATAGCCTAAGAACATGCAAGAATTGCAAGACCCAGTATGACCCAGCTCTCAATCACCCTCGCTCTTGTCGCTACCACACTGCTCACTTTGGTGGTAAGTACCACTCTTTATTATCATTcctgctttattttattttaatttttttttcactttttttttttttcaatttcgtgtatacacacacatgcacgCTTGTGCATAAGCAGAACTCATTTGaactatttatttgtttctttgtttgctaAAAGATTATTAGTACATGAAATTTCAGTGATTTTGTTAGTCAGGAAATGTCTATATAGTCTATAATTTTCATGTTAAGTCTTATGAAATGGACCTTTAAATcttaattgatatatatatatatatatgaaaaattaaagaaggTTTCCCAGATAAATTCAGTGATGTAGTCTCATTGAGCAATAAACCatatgaatgaatttaattatgctGCATTAGTCAATACAGCTACATAGTTGAATTCAATGAGGACCTTAGGTACAATGCCTAAAGAACTATACCTAAGctttgtcatatatatatatatgtagttgAAGCTTAAATAGTGTTAGATTCACCTTAAACACAAGGTAATGAGAAGTTTGTTACAAAGACTCCCAAGACATTTAAGTAAAGGCCTGATGATGCATTCTCAATAGGGGAATTAGGTTCCTCTATCTCTCCATTTCACATGAAATGGAGAGAGTGACTGTCTATTTCACAGTTAGGATTTTATTTCCTGAATCTGACAGTGTACATAGTGTCACATTTTCATTTCAAGTGAAATAGAGATACTCATATTTCTCGGGGATAGATTTTCTAAGGTTTTATCTATGGTATTAGGCTATATACATCTAGTGTGGGTGACAACTTTTGAATTAGTATCAACGTTTCATGATGTAAGTAGAggaaaccaaaattttaatttcaaagaaagaaaggttGGAGGAAAATTACGTGTAGATTATGCAAGGTGCATGGTAAAAAAGGAATGAAGTAGTGACTGAAATGTGAAATCCatgtttcttgtgttttggaGTTACCAATCAATTTTGAGAAAGGTGGTGAAAAAGAATGCAGTAGTGattgaaaattacatattttgagcAATAATAACAATCAATTTTAGCATGTTATTGGTTGCTATAACATACTCCATCATGTACAACAAAAGATGTTTCCTTAATTTATTAACTCAGAGGTGTTAAAATATGAACATGATAGTTGTTGGGTGCTGTAATATATCTagttctttatttgtttttttttttttttttttttgtttttttcccctaataTGAGTTGCGGATTCATTGGTAAGTAATCTTGAGAAAATAGACTATTTCAAAGGTGTTTTCAATGGATTGACAAATTTCAACACGATGATGAGTCAACTAAACATGAAGCTATTCTATCATACTAATTGGAAATTCTTATGTTGTTACTAGCTTTCTAATGCTAGAATATGACAAATTCTTTTGTACAATAGAAGAAAGTCGTGTGGTGGTGTACTCATTTACAATTATACACTATAGGAGttgagaaaactttgttttaaagGTCACATGTTAATTCTTTTTGTTGTCaacttattgctaaaaatatGTTGCCACCCcttgaaagaaagaagaaaactttATGTGAGAAATTGACAAGAGCGTTTATAGTGTTTGACAAAAGCAAAATATTTGGCTTTATATATGCAGCTATGGTTTGAATAGTCATGAGTCATATCTTTTTGTGATATCCACATATTGCTATAATTTAAGTGATCATATAATATTGATGGGATTAGAAAGGAGAAGTATACAGGttaatttgtttatgctacACTTCTGTGATTTTCATGATGTATTACTAGTTCAATGTGAAAATTTCCGTTTGTGGTACTTAAAGACATGCATATACCTTAAGTTCCACATGAAGTTTGGAGTAGTAGAATTGTATGGATTTCTTGAATTGTTTCAGAAAGCTTGGTAAGGAAAAGGCTTTTAGccttaaaaatgaattttactCCTCCCTTTGTTTAAATTGTGcctaaataattattaaaaaaaagttgtttagAACAAATGTGAACTTGCCAATGAactctagctcaaatgacacttcCTCATCTCATTATAATGGTTTATGTGTAGTCTTGGTTTTAAGAATTATTGGGTATGTGTGTAACTTGCcaataatatagaaaaaaaatttccgtacTATTTTTGATTAGTACTATACATATTATGTTGCTGTTTTAGGTGTTCACTTTTGCTTGTCTTTTGAAGTTTAGTTTGATTTGCATACATTTTCATTTCCGGCTCACTCAGGAGAAACAAGGAGGAAATTTGAGAGCGTTTACTCAGGAGGCACCATGGATTCTCCCGACTCCGGAAAAGTCTTTCAATACTGGCATTGCTGTGGTTCTGAAGACCCCTTTGACCCTGGATGTACTGCTGCTCCGCATTCCTCTTATGATGACTGATGCAGTTACAGTCTTCCACAATGAATACATGGTTCACTTCTTTAACCCAAGATTCTCAATTGTTTCCTACTATGCtttatttgtaatatgtatatggtatatatatatatatattttttttttttttcatatgttttcttttccttttcaatcATGTAGCACTACTAAATTGGATTTTcagattcaaattttttttttttttgtgtaaaagtAAAACCCAAATGTTGGGGCATATATTCTTGGTTGCTCTGCTGTTGTGGTGTATGTAATATGAAAAGTTTGGAAAGCTTTGTTAAAGAGTTTATCCTCATGGTAACCTTCCTTAATTTGACAACGGACATGTACGGAAGAAACATAAAATCGCATTATCCATATGATATCACTACATTTCATTACATTAATATTCACTGTTACCACTCTCCCATTGGATGTAACTGTTGCAGTCACCTTTTACTCCTATCTTTAGAAATCGTTCCTAACTCTTGTTTGTCTCAACCGgtaaggagagaaaaagagaaaatagtcaTTTCTTGCTTGTTTTTTCGTTTCTTGTACTTTGGGTTGGTCAATTTTTGTTGATTCAGTAGTTTGAATGTAGGTTTTGGTTGCACTAAAACTAGCCATAGTTAATAACATGCACTGTCAAGTTAAATTTACGTCAGGGTTTGAAATACCAAATTTGGTTGAGAGGCGGAACCCGTGTATCATAACCTTTAGACTTGCGTATATTGtatcttgttttctttgaaCCGGATTCCTTAGGATTGGGCCTCTTTGGATTTGCAGCAGCTTTTAGAATGGGACCCTGATATAAGCTTAAGAGCACAAAATTAATCCCCTATTCTTTAGCAATAGCAATGACAACAGATGACACAAATCAGAAGGTTGTGTTGTTGACTGATATTAGCCGGTGTCTCTTTGTTTGAGAGGCGTTTCCAAATAATCTTATTTTGGAGGTTGGAAGTGCTAGTTTGACAGTTCTGACTGAAAATGCAATATGAAAACCTTGAGAATTTACAATACTTGATCTTAGCTAAAGCCCAATGAAGTACCCTTTTTGTGTGTGATATAAGGAAGTGGGGCTCTAGGCTTCTAGCCATTGTTTGGGCTATTTCACTTCTTGCTAATGAGATATCCCACAAACCCTATGGACGGATAATATGGTGAATTGAATTTGAGACTTCTAGGTTTACGCTCCTAAGACCAATGAGCCCTTATGTGGATACCCTTGTAGGAGGTCATCTAGAAGTACTTGATAAATATGTAGTAGTAAAACATAATACATgtactttatatatattagttttagACCCCTAATATTTAACCAATTTTAAGGTCAAattgttaattagattaattatgaATGCcttgattaaaaatttaataaaaaatatcatgtaCAGTGGAAAAGTAGGAAACCAAACtagttttacaaaaaaaattgggggggtggggggggcgCTTGACTTAATCAATCCTAAGGCAACAGTTGAgatttacaaacaaaaataacccTATTTGTAATAAATCTAACTTTAGTTACCCAATTGAGCTCTGAATCTCACAGACTTCCCTTACAGTGATCTATTGCAATGTAAACCTCTAATCCACGCACTTTAAAATCCCATTGAAGATTTACTCCAACATAGACCTTCAGTCTACAACAGTACAACTCCAAGATCACCCACTTGAAGGTTTAGATTTAGCACATTTGATGACTGGTTTGTAGCAAATTCAGATCTACTGGTTTAGATTGTATGTAGATTGATTTCTAGTAGTGGCTCTGAAAGGAGAATGCACAAAACCTTTTAGATTTTAAACTAAGCAGCTCCAAAGTTTTCTAAAACGTGCCTTATGGTTTTCTTTATATACTTAGTGAAATAGGTTTGAAACCTTAAACGTTTGATGGGTTGAAAAACTGATTCTATAGATTCAACTTTTGATCGGtcaaaattgattaaatttaTGTTCTTGAATCAGCTTCTCTCCTGTTCTTGCACACTAAATACCAAcatcttgagcattgtctaatcaATTCTAGACTCTGAGtaatatctagacaagtttgtttTTCCTTATATAGTTTAtctggtttttatttttctttgagcaATACTGATTTGTGAATTTGTTATaggttttttggtgtttagaTTTGAATGAGCTTTTTATACAAAATGGAAAAATCGGAGTTATTAGCCCAAAGAATTAGTGAATGCTATTATTTTTTGGCGGagccagaattttttttagggccAAACCATATACAACAAAAGTATTAACTCAATCttgaacacttttttttttcttaatatatatattttttcttcattaaattACTCACACTTCAAAAATCAtggatattaaaatttataaactagTTATACTGTTATCTTTTTTTCACACAAAGAAGTGTATAACATTGTCTATATCCAATCaaacaaaagcataaaataCTATGTACACGAAGCATTaagtataaagtataaaaaagaaacaaaattcaaaacagCAACCAAAGCATAAAgtaaagaaatataataaactCAAGTTATCTCTTACCGTGGACATGTGGTACATGAAGTGGCCTCAGACTCTGTGTGGTACACGTACGTGGCGTTAATCTACTGAAGTATAGGTAAAAGCTAAGCAAGCACACCTTTACCAGAGAGAAGAGAGGCTTTTTATCAGTCTACTAGCTTTTTCACGTGTAATCAAagattaaaaatacaaaaagatctTAGCAAAGAAAAAGATCTTACAAGGaaacttttgtttttccttttccttataTAGTTTATTTTGGTTTCTGAATGAACTTTTtatacaaaaaggaaaaatcggGAGAGTTATATTAGCCCAAACAATGAGCGACtgctattattttttggttctttgaattaattgattttttattttattttatattgggGTTTTCCTTAATGAATTTTAAGATTCAAGGGGATCAAAGTGAACTCTTCCAATAAACTTTTTGTCCTTTAAAATtcttgggggggtggggggaggggTCAGGGGAGGAAGTTGATTCACAAGTAATATACTTTGAAGTTTATCAATTTGGCAGTGCtataattgaaattttcaaaaagtcaAGTGCTCTGCCactctcaattttttattttattcattattgtcACTTACTTATTGTATATGGTACCTCTCTTTTTTGATTCCTTATTGTCACTTTCTTATTGTATATGGTACCCACATCCACATGTAATCTCCATGTAAAGTGGCATATATTATgttagacacacacacacactacaACAAATATGGATTAATAACTCAACTTAGTTATAACGATTCAGTCTTCCGTTTATTATGATGTTTTAGTTGATAAACGGTTCGGTCTACCTTTTATTATAATGTTTTAGTTAATTAAATAACATATAAACGCCGACCTTATTGCTAGCCAGCTTTCCAAGGCACAAAGGGCCAATGACAAACCAGCACCTGGCTCCATAAATATTATTGAGcagtaataattataataataaatataaataatattaaaagagTGTTGAAAGGACACGTGTCAAGTACCCATTAAAGTTTTGCAATGCTTAGATCTTGAAATTCTTATCTATAAATGTGATAACCAAAGTCCCTTTTCCTCATCCATCTTTCCGCTTTGATATTCACTTTTGTTTAGCAATGGAAACAACTTCTTTACTTTCCTCAGTACTTCCTATTCAGCCAATTCCCTTTAGCAAATCAGAATGTAAGAGTGTGAGATTCTTGCATGGTAAAAGATCAAGTGCAGCCATGGTTTTTGCTGCTAGAAGAGACTCGTACGAGCCTGCAGATTATAATGGAGGATGCTTGGTAGATGAAAGTATGATCATTTTGAGGAAACGCATACAtgagatgaagatgattgaaagGAACTATGAACCTCCAGAGGATTGGATGGAGTGGGAGAAGCAGTAttacacatgttatgatgaaTATATTTGTACACTAGTGGGATTATTGCAATCACATTTGATGAACACAAGGCCTAGCTTGGCTCTTGGGATGCTTGCACTGATCACGATGAGTGTTCCGGTGTCGACAGTCATGGTTGTGCATCATTTCATGGAGGTGGCCAATGGTGTCTTCTCTGCCATTCATCTTGGTTGATATGGTTTGATTTCGTGAATGTAAattatgtaattttatagaGTTTTGTATATAGTTCATTTTCATCTTTTCCCAAACTTTTTACCGGGAAATGATAAGATTCTTTGTATTAACTGTGTTGTTTGAAGATCttttaatttaatcaaattCAAGGTTATATGGCAAATTGCAGGCCCTTTACATTCTTGACACATTTTCTCTAGTATTGCTTAATTTGCTTGAATGGATATTATCTAGCTCTTGTTGATCACAGGCTCTTATGCTAATGCCTCTATGATTTAGCAATTAATCATTTCATTGAGCTGTGGGTGCTAGTcatttgatgaagtttttt
The sequence above is drawn from the Quercus robur chromosome 7, dhQueRobu3.1, whole genome shotgun sequence genome and encodes:
- the LOC126692388 gene encoding uncharacterized protein LOC126692388; the protein is METTSLLSSVLPIQPIPFSKSECKSVRFLHGKRSSAAMVFAARRDSYEPADYNGGCLVDESMIILRKRIHEMKMIERNYEPPEDWMEWEKQYYTCYDEYICTLVGLLQSHLMNTRPSLALGMLALITMSVPVSTVMVVHHFMEVANGVFSAIHLG
- the LOC126692390 gene encoding uncharacterized protein LOC126692390 isoform X2; translation: MTQLSITLALVATTLLTLVFDLHTFSFPAHSGETRRKFESVYSGGTMDSPDSGKVFQYWHCCGSEDPFDPGCTAAPHSSYDD
- the LOC126692390 gene encoding uncharacterized protein LOC126692390 isoform X1, with protein sequence MVVGLRLFHQNPLIVPQIQGLATKILPQGTLNVQCSAKPAATQYNNNEKYSLRTCKNCKTQYDPALNHPRSCRYHTAHFGGETRRKFESVYSGGTMDSPDSGKVFQYWHCCGSEDPFDPGCTAAPHSSYDD